The following coding sequences are from one Arachis hypogaea cultivar Tifrunner chromosome 7, arahy.Tifrunner.gnm2.J5K5, whole genome shotgun sequence window:
- the LOC112703183 gene encoding uncharacterized protein, with the protein MIHRKIHKWGKVVAGKGNIHYFKVIQGQFMQPLGEFILSSSADSTIIAFMYSSKHTHSRYWFLATGDWCLLPSSAYSSPISMEKGMSKLELHGSIYNELNSNPTGSGCDSEEAVVEESNGNKDAMDLEIRSKENVVGKLVRTKHHKEITFPLVINSSESKPIRFKKNLCTYG; encoded by the exons ATGATACATCGCAAAATCCACAAATGGGGCAAAGTGGTGGCGGGAAAAGGCAATATACATTATTTCAAGGTCATTCAGGGCCAGTTTATGCAGCCTCTTGGAGAGTTTATTCTTTCTTCCTCAGCAGACTCAACTA TAATAGCATTTATGTATAGCTCCAAGCACACTCACTCAAGATATTGGTTTCTGGCTACAG GTGACTGGTGTCTCTTGCCCTCATCAGCATATTCATCACCGATTTCCATGGAGAAAGGCATGTCAAAATTAGAACTTCATggttctatttataatgaactaaattCTAATCCAACAGGAAGTGGATGTGATTCAGAGGAAGCTGTTGTTGAGGAATCTAATGGGAATAAGGATGCTATGGACCTTGAGATTCGTTCAAAAGAGAATGTGGTGGGGAAACTAGTAAGAACAAAGCACCATAAGGAAATTACTTTTCCTTTGGTGATCAACTCTTCTGAATCAAAACCTATCAGGTTCAAGAAGAATTTATGCACATATGGCTGA